Genomic segment of Schistocerca piceifrons isolate TAMUIC-IGC-003096 chromosome 1, iqSchPice1.1, whole genome shotgun sequence:
CGTCACCCACAGTACCATTCTCGACTAGGTTCTTTCCAGCATAAACCGAAGGGAATGTACTGAATAGCAGCTACCCACCTACAGCCGTACTCTGCATTCCGCTGTGAACTTCAAGGCAGAGGGTATCCAGCATTGTATTTCTATCTGTCGGGAAATTTATTACACTTAAACGACACATGCGTAGGCGACTGAGTACGGAATTGATATATAGTACACAGATCCTTCCAATCCTGTTTAATAGTTCGTCAAAATCATGGATATGTATACTGTTCAATAACGTAATAAGAGATTTAAAATCATCTTCACTTGTTTCCTATTACTGTATATGGTTTAATTCTCAGAACGCCTATTTCTCTTGATTCGTTGGACATTCATTTAAACCGGTTCCTAACCGACGTATGTAAATATATTATCTTTTTCAGTGAGTACTGTTGTGCATCTTCATCCTTCCTAACCTTAGATTCACATTCAAGACGCCATATTAAATCACCACTTACATTCTCGGCCAGTGGTTTTCTGTACGAGTGATCAAGTGCAGTATTCCGCTGAATCAAAATGGGGATTTAGCGTTTCAATCATGTGTTTCAACAATTTATCAAAATATCGTTATTGAAACAACACCATCATACAAGTTAACCTAAATTTCTTTTTATTACCTTATTAACTATAATTCAATCATGACTAGATGTAGTACGGGAAGGAACATATCAAGGATTTAGTTTTAGTTTGTTCATCATCCATATTCTAGTATACCGTTGTGGGTATCTGAACATGTTTTTCGGTTAGATATATACTATGTTATCTGATTTTCGAGATGTACCTTCTGCTACATTTACTTCTAAAACTATTAAATGAAGCTCTATCAAACATTGCAAAAATACAGACGAATTTATTTCTAATGGGAGCTTACTTCGTGCCCAAAAGTAACTCCTCTTTATGGTGTGAAGTCATCTTACAAACTGCAATATGAAATTGGTACCACACACACTCTGACTTATCAGTCTACAGATAAACGACATTTACACAAAAGAGTCTATCGTTGACGTGTTACAATACTCAAATATTTGACACGCCGGTAGGTGAATACTCATTGGAATTAACGTGTGTGTAGCTATGGAGCACGTCTTGCGATCGAAAACTTATATCCCAAACTGAATCAGCTCCATAAGTGAATGTGTTCACTAGCTGCAAGTGCCAATAATCAATTTAAGCTCGTTTACGAACAAATGTAAGGTTTGAAGAGGTTGATTTCATCAAGAATATGCAGTTGTAGCCCTAGGACTGGTACAATGCAGTTCTTCAGTGTAACTTGTCTGTACTGTTtactgtccacatttcatttctgtacaagcctacattccaaatactttcagagatgactATCCCtgctattaaattttatatttcttcttgAAGAGATCGTTTGCCAGAATCTCATTACTTGCCTTTGTATGGAGTCTGTATCCTATCTAATCTGCTACCACATTATTTTGCTAACGGAATAGTAAAGTTCATCTACACCTTTAGCATCTAATTTCGTAATCCATTCCGCAGCAGCACTTGCAGCTCAGCTTTATTCGCTTCGACTAAGGTCTCCCATTACTTTGTCAACCTCTTTTCTCTCAGTATTGTATTTCCATCTTGTAatctacttcctctttcatttccacaaTATTACCTTCGTGTTTTTATCTTTTATACAGGTTTCCTATTTATTCTATCCTTGCATTGCTCAGCGCTAGTTTTCCATATGAGTTCTTAATATTGACAATACTGTTTCTCTTCTCTTCGatatttaattttcatatatgTTTTCATATATATTTTCATATATATGTTTCTATAGTCATCCACATATGTACAGGTTTACATCTCCTCTAATTATTCCTGCATTGCCCCTTTGTACTTTTCTTACTTTTTAGACATATGTAGACAGTTTTGGTTGTTTCATTTCCTACTTTTATATATTTTCACCTATCGTCAACCAAAATGAGTATCTCATATGTTACACACACATTATAAGTAATCCTCGCCTTTTTTCCATGCTTGATACTCTGCATGTATCAAAGCTACCAATTTACTGTAATTCCATCCCGAGTTTTGTTCAATACTTGTGGAATGCTGCCTTGAAAATTAGCAACAACCATTTGCCATTTCAGTTTACGAGTCCCACCTACTTAATGATATACTTTTCCTTACAGTTCATAATGAGTAAGTTATGGCCAGATTCAGTGTCTGCTTTTGAAACTATTTCCCACTTCAGAGTTTGATTTCATCTACACTTATTTCGTTACTTCCCGAAATTTTCTCGTTACTCCATGTGTAGAGCCTTCcaagatttttaaataaagtattttGGAGTTATTATACTGTGCACTGTACAGTGCTATACCAGTTGCCTTTCCCATCCATTTCTTCCTGTCAGACCGTGTTGTTCTACATCTCCTTTTTATTCGTTACTGTATAATTTCAGTActgaatgaaaatttcagttttccTCTACAAGAGCAGAATAACTAATTATATGttattattcattttttaaattgctttatcgtaaaaaaattgttcatacttacaaaataatatttttacatgttTCCATCAAATGGATGTTTCAGTTGTTCTACATAGTCAGGTAACTAGTGGGTGGCCTACACAGTTGGAGACATTGCACACTCCCTTTTTTGACAGGTGGTATGTTACATTTGCAGCATGTAACAACTGCAATTATTGCAGGACCATATTCTTTGGAAGGTAAAGCACGGATAACATGGCTTATTAAACAAAAACTTTGCAGCTggtaaaaaatacatttaatataAATTGCAGATCTTACAACAGTAATCAACAACAAACGAAAATATGAAAACAAGTATTGGAATCAAGTGATTTGTCTGACATGGTTATCACTTGAAAACGATGTCATGTTGTGGAATTACGATACATGAGAGAAGTCTAGTTGATGCGCACAAGCTCTGGTTGTTTGTAAGAGTAGATGGGAGCGCCGGCAGGATGCAGGTCCTGGTACTGGAAGCGTGCCAGGTAGCCGGAGGTGAGCGCTGGCTGCTGCAGGGCAGACAGTTCACTGGAGGCGGCGCGCTGCTGCTGTGGGGCGGGGGAGGCGGGGGCGGGACCGTGGGCGTAGGCGATGCGCTGCAGGCGGCCGTCTGGCTGCAGCACGTAGTACACGCCGCTCTCCTCCGCCTCACGCAGCTCCGCTTTGCCGTACTGTCAGCAAAAGAAACAACGTTATTGTAAGGTGACAGGATTAAGAACCAAATGTACACTACATTCAGAACGTTGTTGTCCATAGCTGTTTGACGATTATGTAGTGAATTTAAAATTTGTTGAGCGTTTCATTTCTGGTCAGCGGTTACAAAGAGGTCACTAACTGGAATGGACTATTTCATTATTGTATGAATAAAAAAAAGTCTACACCATGTTTTATTGAATTGTTATGACCTGTTTCCACCGAATAGGAAACCAGGAAATCATGAGGTGGTCGGCCACTGCAAGGATGTGCACTAGCTGAAATCAGTGATATCAACAACCACATATTTTAGTTTTAAATCTCAAGGTGTGCCTGTTCGACAGAAACCAGTCATATGGAACGTTATATATCTTTGTGCGAAACGTGCGCtggaggcagcagaatcgttctacaATCAACCACAAATGCCAACTCTCTGAATGCTCTCAATCGTGTTTCACGCATGGAACGTCCTCTTGCCTCTAGCGATCTCTAATTGAATACACGGAACATTTTCATAATACTCCCATGTCGATCTGATGTAAATTTAACACAAAGTGGATTGCTGAGAATTTAATGCAGTTTGGTTACACGGCCCTTGCCCTAATATACTTACGTTGTAAGGAGCCTCAGTAGTGGTGGTGGCAGCCTccgtggtggtgggggcggaggtAGTGAACGTAGGCAGTTGGTAGGAGTCTGTGAGGCGGGAGAAGTCCTGTGCAGGGATGAAGAACTGTGGGCGGAAGCTGGCTGCAGAAAATCCAGAGGCTGGCTGTGGGGCCGCGAATGACGGCTGCGCCTGCGACTGGGCGAAGGCCTGTGGTTgcggctgctgcttctgctgcgccTGGAGCCGCTGAGGCTGGCCCGGCAGCTGGAGGGAGGGCGCGCCGTAGCTGGTGGAGGGCGCTTCGCCCGCGGCCATCGCCGCCAGCGACGCCAAGGCGAATACCAGTAGGACCTGCAgaaggagaaggtgaactggtAGTGACCAGCTAGGACTTTTGTATAAGTGGCAGTCAGATGAAAACTTCTGTGCGCCCACCCCcatattgccaaggttgtttcgactatgccGGGAACCCCATCACAATCTCCGTAGagtccatatccccccccccccccttcacccatgCCATACAAGGAAATTACTACATCTGTAtgcaatggccggccggagtggctgagcggttataggcgcgacagtctggaaccgcgcgaccgttacggtcgcaggttcgaattctgcctcgggcatggatgtgtgtgatgtccttaggttagttaggtttaagtagttctaagttctaggggactgatgaccacagatattgagtcccatagtgctcagagctatttgaaccattttctttgtatGCAATGATGCATCTGTATATAATGATGAAACAAATCTGTGTGTATGTGAATACAGCTTTTCTCGAATAAGGGTGAAAGAACGCTAAATGACAAGAGACCGGATGGACATCGACCCAAAACTCGAATCgggactcatcactgtagacaGTTCTGCCCCAGTCAATGGCATTCCAGAACGAAGTCGTGTCTGGAGGCCTCCCAGACTGCGGTGGGATACCAGCATCCCGACAACCATGGGTGATGATTTgacgtgtcatttcttttcataggaggacTCCTTTGGTTGACATACGCGGCACCCCGATTTATTGgacttcagaaatggctctgagcactatgggacttaatgtctgaggtcatcagtcccctagaacttagaactacttaagcgtaactaacctaaggacatcacacacatccaagcccgaagcaggattcaaacctgcaaacgtcgcggtcgagcagttccagactgaagtgcctagaaccgctcggccactccgtccggcctatTGGCCTTCTTTGCGAGCCATCCTGGGGTtgcatttcggcaagataatgcaaACCCGAACAcagcgagagttcctactgcttgtcttcgtccttgccaaactTTGTCATGACCACCATGGTCGCCAGATATCTCCCCacttgaaccgagcgaggtggcgctgtggttagcacactggactcgcattcgggaggacgacggttcaatcccgtctccggccatcctgatttaggttttccgtgatttccctaaatcgctttaagcaaatgccgggatggttcctttgaaagggcacggccgatttccttccctcacccgagcttgcgctccgtctctaatgacctcgttgtcgacgggacgttaaacactaatctcctcctcctcctccccacttgaGAAGCATTATTGGCAAAGTTTTCCAGTTAccacgggattttgacgatctaaagctccAGTTTGACAGaactggcacgatattcctcatgaCGACACCCAACAACTCAGtaaatgccaagccgaaaaactgcttgcatagggACCAGAAGTGAACCAACGCGTTGCTGACTTGCTGAATTTGagtcaagctctttctcttcaagaaATCCATAAATTTTTTTCGGAAATTGTAagcatttgtttatgtattttcccTCTCATTCGGGCAAATACTCCGTGGTgagtcatttcatttttatctttttttaaagaGTGTAAGACGTGACACTATGCCGAAAGGATCTGCCGAGAATAGTCTCAAGTGACTccgaaaaaatcacaaaaaatgtagtTTGGTACGTCTGGATAACTAGTTTCTCCTTAGCTTCTAAATTACGTAAGTCATATCGCTTCGTTCAGTGTTGTTGCTTTCGCAAACAGTAACTGACTGGTCCTACACTATAACCGTTTGTTTTAACGCAATTACGAAAATAGTCGACGATGGAAACAGCTTCGCATAACCTACTCCTCCCACCTCATTGAGGGATGTATGGTAAATATACATGCGATCACTACGAAGCACTGTTTTCTATCAAGACACCTGAACAGCCAATGAGACCTTTCATTATCTTGTACCCCTCTATGAAAACTGTAAGCTAGTCAGAGATGAAGATTCATGTAGGTCACACCGATTTCCACCTTTCCCCTCTCGGGACCAATCTCTTAAGCTACATTATGAACGTTCCACATGTTCCAACGGAACCGTTGATATTTTAAAGTGTGTGTGTAAAGAACGATCTCAGTTGCTTTTTAGCTCTTTCTTTTTCGTATCCTGCTTTTATGTGTCATTTGTGACATCATATAGTCGCAGACAATTATTATCCGATAAAGTTCGATGTCACATGGAGCTACTGAAACGGTTTTGATATGTGCCACAGAATTTCTTATATGCCTTAAGATGTCGATGAACGTGATAGGTGTTAAAAATTTAAGCATATTTTGAAGAGCAGCTAAAATGGTACTTTACATATAGTTTAAAACTCACAAAATCTTTTTGTACAAAACTAATTACTAAAAATTGAGAATTAAGAACCATGAAACGTTTAGTGCAATGACTTacccaaaaataataaattaaggaaattagagaaacatttgacactcCCTTGGATGATGCTCGAAATCACATACAGCCAATAGTATGGCGATCGATACTTTTAAGTTCAAAGTCTCATCAAATGTTTCACTAGCCTATTTTATCACGTACcttcagaaaaaatatttcagataACAATTGGTAGGTTACTCTAACTTTTTTTACTTTCAGATTTTGTTCAGGAACCATGTTTTGTACAACGCACAATGTCCTGAATTTAGTATTTAATCCGAAGGATGCCTTTTTGAAAGTTAAATAAGAATCCGATAGAAGTTTTGTGTGCTAAATAACTGTGCTTCAAAGAGTTGACCTTTTCGTCGCGACATTTACCTAACTTATTTGTCCGTTTCCCACTCTTCTTTTGGCTATGAAAGTTCTGACAAAATCCATTCTGTAGGTTCTAGGGCTTCTTCTTGTCACACCGTTCACGCATCTGACTAAAGGGTCCCAAAGACAAATGACATTCACAGCAAAGAAGAGATTACGAGTAATCCCGTCGACGAGGAGGCCATTTCAGACAGGCATAGACCCGAACAATACAAATCTAGTGGAGGGAAATTACAATCGCCGAGGCAGACGACTCACCTGCATGGCTGCTCGATGCACCTGTTGCGTCTGCTGGACTGGGCGAATGTGGTGCCGGACACCAGCGCGGGGTGGCTTTTATACGGAGCTGAGCTGCTTGGCGGCTCTGCCAACATGACGTCGCAGGTGAGCTCCCCGTTCGCGTCCGTCAGCGGTGAGTTGCGCAACCACGGGTCACGGCCACGATGCCCCACCCTCCTCGTTACCTCACGCTCTCTCTCTTCGCCGTGCTGCACATCAATACTATTGCTTGCACCTCACTGATTGTTAGCACTCCAGGCGTCTACATTGGCACTGGTACCAATACTTCTTTTATAAGGCTCATCACCGTCAGAATGTGCTCCGGTGTAagcacggatgtagtctttcgcccatactctatagtctgtacatcgaagaagcaatgacggaaataaattaaatttttgagagtgagattaaaattcagtgtcaaaggatatcaattacaagattcactgatgatattgctatcctgataATGAATTACGGTATCTactgtatggaatgaacagtctaatgagtacaaaatacggactgagagtaaatcgaaggaaggcgaTATTAACGAAAAGCAGCAGAAACTTAGCATCCGAAatggagatcacgaagtagacagTTAACGTgatctgctaactaggcagcaaagccggccagtgtggccgagcggttctaggcactacagtctggaaccgcgcgaacgctacggtcgcaggttcgaatcctacctcgggcatgggtgtgtgtgatgtccttaggttagttaggtgtaagtatttctaagttctaggggactgatgatctcagaagttaagtcccatactgctcagaggcatttaaaatttaggcagcaaaataacccatgacaggcgGACCAAGGGGGCGGCATAAAgtgcagactagcactgccaaaaatgaCATTCGTGGCCAAGAGGAATTTCCTAGTATGAAACACAGGTCTTAAATtggggaaaaaatttctgagaatacacgTCTGGAGGACAGCATCGTAGGCTACTGCAGTAAGACATGTGCAGTcagaaaaccgaaacagaaaagagtgagaaggttctgcgcaggatCCGTGAAGatagtaatatatggaaaacactcacaagaagaagTGATagtatgataagacatctgttaagacatcagggagctgaagaggatacatccagcaaatagtagaGACACAGGAACGAAaatcgtggagggctgcatcaaaccaatcagaaaaaaGAAAGTGGAAAAACTATCTTAACTTCCAATATAAACATTATTTGACTAGATCGCGACTTTATGAAAACATATCACTGGTTTAGATACGGCCGCAGACATCTTCAGATGGTAAAATGTCGTTACACAACGCAACATGTCCCATGTCGTACAATCAACAACTGAGTCATAATAACAGCATTCCATAAACTCGCGATCTAGACAAATAAAAATTGACAGTACTTATTTTATAAACTCAACGTAAGAAATATTTGAGTTTAACTTCCCGAAGGTCTCTATTCACGGAAATCAGTTAATATCTGGATGAGGGTGGCGCAACCCCGAACGCTAATCAAATGTCTCAAGTACTGTAATAATTCACTCAGTGGCCCGTTCGCATATTAACGTATTGCAGTTTACGTATACAAAACAAATGGTGTTGTCAGGTATGAATATAAACCGAATTGTTAGTTTTGTAAATCGTAGTAGAAAAGTAGTGAAAAGACTTCATGAAAGACGATCTAAAAATTGATAGAGAACTACCTCTGGAAAATGGAGTAAAAGTTCGGGAGAAGTGTAGAAACGCCGAAGGCAATGCTCGCACAATGTCTTATCTTGGCtgacaggttaaagaaaggcaacagTATGCTCGCAATATTTGTTGCCTTAGAGAGACTtttcgacagtgttgactgaaatgcactctttgaaattgtAATGAGTGTGGGTAATAAGAAGGGAGCGGAaatttatctacaacttgtacagaatcaACACTGCAGTTATACGATTTCTAGattatgaaatggaagcagtaacTGATAAGTGAGTGTGACAAGATTGTACCCGGTTAATGATATTCATTCTGTGCGCTGAGATAGATGCTAAGGAACCTAAGATCAAATTAGGAAAGGGAATTAATATTTAGTAAGAGAACACAAAATTTTTGCAGTTGTTGAAGACATTGGAATCCTGCAAGAGACTGCAAAAGGCTAGAAAGATCAGTTAATCgaaatgaataaaattttgaaaagtggtTATCTACAAAAGTAATACAAGTGTGAAAGTCTGTTGCCGAATTAAGTTAGGCGATGCCggcggaattagattagtaaatgagacactgaaagtagtaaatcaGGTTTGTCATTTAAGCAGCAAAGTAAATGATGACGATCAAATTATACATGATGTAAAATACAGAGGGCCGAAGTAGAAATGACATAAAATAGAGACTGGCAGAAGCTAGAAAATCGTACttcagaaagagaaatttgttcaaatcgaatgtaaatgtaaatgttaggAATTCATTTCTTATTTGTTTCGATTATAGCTTTTTCTGGATATGAATTAGATTACGAAACAGTTCACACAAGGTATAGGTTTTTGAAATGTCTAGCTACTGGAGTCTACTGATAAATCATTAGGTGGGGTAAATCCTAATGCATTAAAGATTCGTGGATTAGTACTCTTTGGTGGCATAGTAATTTTGAATGAAGACCaagatatgaaaacattttttttttttttttttttttttgctctgtcaTATCTCCCACTCTCCTATATTGTTCCTATCAATAAAAACGTCAAGCGCAAAATTTGTTTCATCAGATAACTACAAGATGACCCTCATCGTCCATGAAATTTCG
This window contains:
- the LOC124800173 gene encoding predicted GPI-anchored protein 58, which translates into the protein MQVLLVFALASLAAMAAGEAPSTSYGAPSLQLPGQPQRLQAQQKQQPQPQAFAQSQAQPSFAAPQPASGFSAASFRPQFFIPAQDFSRLTDSYQLPTFTTSAPTTTEAATTTTEAPYNYGKAELREAEESGVYYVLQPDGRLQRIAYAHGPAPASPAPQQQRAASSELSALQQPALTSGYLARFQYQDLHPAGAPIYSYKQPELVRIN